In Bradyrhizobium erythrophlei, a single genomic region encodes these proteins:
- the murA gene encoding UDP-N-acetylglucosamine 1-carboxyvinyltransferase, giving the protein MDRIRIIGGNALNGTIPISGAKNAALPLMIAGLLTDETLILDNVPRLADVAQLQRILGNHGVDIMSAGKRPGDREYQGQTLHISAADIFDTTAPYELVSRMRASFWVIAPLVARMREAKVSLPGGCAIGTRPVDLLIMALERLGAEITIDGGYVIARAPSGLKGGEIDFPKVTVSGTHVALMAATLAEGTTVISNAACEPEIRDVADCLNKMGARVTGAGTPRITVQGVSKLHGARHTVLPDRIETGTYAMAVAMTGGDVQLSGARPELLQAALDVLTEAGAVVTSTNEGIRVARNGAGINPVKVSTAPFPGFPTDLQAQLMALMTCAKGASHITETIFENRFMHVQELARFGARIALDGETATVHGIGQLRGAPVMATDLRASVSLVIAGLAAEGETMVNRVYHLDRGFERLEEKLSACGARIERISD; this is encoded by the coding sequence ATGGATCGCATTCGCATCATCGGCGGCAACGCACTCAACGGCACCATCCCGATTTCCGGCGCCAAGAATGCCGCGCTCCCTTTGATGATCGCAGGTCTTTTGACCGACGAGACGCTGATCCTGGATAACGTGCCGCGGCTTGCCGATGTCGCGCAGTTGCAGCGGATTCTCGGCAACCATGGCGTCGACATCATGTCGGCCGGAAAGCGGCCCGGTGATCGCGAGTACCAGGGCCAGACCCTGCACATTTCTGCGGCTGACATCTTCGATACCACCGCGCCCTACGAACTGGTGTCGCGGATGCGCGCCAGTTTCTGGGTGATCGCGCCGCTGGTGGCGCGGATGCGCGAAGCCAAGGTGTCGTTGCCCGGCGGCTGCGCCATCGGCACGCGGCCGGTCGACCTCCTGATCATGGCGCTGGAAAGACTCGGCGCCGAGATCACCATCGACGGCGGTTATGTGATCGCCCGCGCGCCTTCCGGCCTGAAGGGGGGCGAGATCGATTTTCCCAAGGTGACGGTCTCCGGCACGCATGTCGCGCTGATGGCGGCGACGCTCGCGGAAGGAACCACTGTTATCAGTAACGCGGCTTGCGAGCCGGAAATCCGCGATGTCGCCGACTGCCTCAACAAGATGGGTGCACGCGTCACCGGCGCCGGCACGCCGCGAATCACCGTGCAAGGCGTGAGCAAACTGCATGGCGCGCGGCATACCGTGCTGCCCGACCGGATCGAGACCGGCACGTATGCCATGGCGGTGGCGATGACCGGCGGCGACGTTCAGTTGAGCGGGGCGCGGCCAGAACTCCTGCAAGCCGCGCTCGATGTGCTCACTGAGGCCGGTGCCGTCGTGACCTCCACCAACGAAGGCATTCGCGTCGCCCGCAACGGTGCGGGCATCAATCCGGTGAAGGTTTCGACCGCGCCATTTCCGGGCTTTCCGACCGACCTTCAGGCGCAGTTGATGGCGCTGATGACCTGCGCCAAGGGCGCTTCCCACATCACCGAGACGATCTTCGAAAACCGCTTCATGCACGTGCAGGAACTGGCGCGGTTCGGCGCCCGCATCGCGCTCGATGGCGAGACCGCAACCGTGCACGGTATCGGCCAGTTGCGCGGCGCGCCGGTCATGGCGACCGACCTGCGGGCGTCGGTGTCGCTCGTCATTGCCGGCCTTGCCGCCGAGGGCGAGACCATGGTCAACCGCGTCTATCATCTCGACCGCGGTTTCGAGCGGCTGGAGGAAAAGCTCTCCGCCTGTGGCGCCCGCATCGAGCGCATCAGCGACTAA
- a CDS encoding UPF0262 family protein, which translates to MTKPPSGDDSQNRIVAVTLDEESIGRSGPDIEHERAIAIYDLIEQNLFAPEGVDNGPYTLDLSITGNRLAFDIRREDGTPVVAHLLSLTPFRRIVKDYFMICDSYYQAIRTATPDRIEAIDMGRRGIHDEGSRTLQERLKGKVRIDFETSRRLFTLICVLHWKG; encoded by the coding sequence ATGACCAAGCCGCCTTCAGGGGACGATTCGCAGAACCGCATTGTCGCAGTCACGCTCGATGAGGAATCGATCGGCCGTTCCGGTCCCGACATCGAGCATGAGCGTGCGATCGCGATCTACGACCTGATCGAGCAGAACCTGTTTGCGCCGGAAGGCGTCGATAACGGACCCTATACGCTGGACCTCAGCATCACCGGCAACCGCCTGGCCTTCGATATACGTCGCGAGGATGGCACGCCCGTCGTGGCGCACCTGTTGTCGCTGACGCCGTTCCGGCGGATCGTAAAAGACTACTTCATGATCTGCGACAGCTACTATCAGGCGATCCGCACCGCGACGCCGGACCGGATCGAGGCGATCGACATGGGCCGCCGCGGCATCCACGACGAAGGCTCGCGCACATTGCAGGAGCGGTTGAAGGGCAAGGTACGGATCGATTTCGAGACCTCCCGCCGCCTGTTCACGCTGATCTGCGTCCTGCACTGGAAGGGGTAG
- the hisD gene encoding histidinol dehydrogenase, with the protein MPVLLDTSSPDFAAAFGAFLAMKREVAADVEAACRRIVDDVAGRGDAALIEATRRFDRLELDASKLRVSEDEIAQAVKACDPKTVAALELARERIESFHRRQLPKDERFTDALGVELGWRWSAIQAVGLYVPGGTAAYPSSVLMNAVPARVAGVDRVVMVVPSPDGKLNPLVLAAAHLAGVSEIYRVGGAQAIAALAYGTATIAPVFKIVGPGNAYVAAAKRLVFGKVGIDMIAGPSEVLVIADRSANPAWIAADLLAQAEHDANAQSILITDDPALAGDVARAVETQLSTLPRADIARASWQDFGGIIKVKAIEESVALADALAAEHLEIMTADPEGLAAKIRNAGAVFLGAHTPEAIGDYVGGSNHVLPTARSARFSSGLGVLDFMKRTSMLKCGPDQLRQLGPAAMALGHAEGLDAHSRSVGIRLNLP; encoded by the coding sequence ATGCCCGTTCTGCTCGATACCTCCAGCCCCGATTTTGCGGCCGCATTCGGCGCATTCCTGGCGATGAAGCGCGAGGTGGCGGCCGACGTCGAAGCCGCTTGCCGGCGCATTGTCGACGATGTGGCGGGACGAGGGGATGCGGCCCTGATCGAGGCGACGCGCCGGTTCGACCGGCTCGAGCTTGACGCCTCAAAGCTTCGGGTCAGCGAGGACGAAATCGCGCAAGCCGTGAAGGCATGCGACCCCAAGACGGTGGCCGCGCTCGAGCTGGCGCGCGAACGAATCGAGAGTTTTCACCGCCGGCAATTGCCAAAGGACGAACGGTTCACCGACGCGCTCGGCGTCGAACTCGGCTGGCGCTGGAGCGCTATCCAGGCGGTCGGCCTTTATGTGCCCGGTGGCACCGCCGCCTATCCATCTTCGGTGTTGATGAACGCGGTGCCGGCAAGAGTCGCTGGCGTCGACCGCGTCGTCATGGTGGTGCCGTCGCCGGACGGAAAGCTCAACCCGCTGGTGCTGGCGGCGGCGCATCTGGCGGGGGTTTCGGAAATCTATCGGGTCGGTGGTGCGCAGGCGATCGCGGCGCTGGCCTATGGCACGGCGACGATTGCGCCGGTCTTCAAGATCGTCGGGCCCGGCAATGCCTATGTCGCGGCCGCCAAGCGGCTGGTGTTCGGCAAGGTCGGCATCGACATGATCGCGGGCCCGTCGGAAGTGCTGGTTATTGCCGACCGCTCCGCCAATCCCGCCTGGATCGCCGCCGACCTCCTGGCGCAGGCCGAACACGACGCCAATGCGCAATCGATCCTGATCACCGACGATCCCGCCTTGGCGGGCGATGTCGCGCGCGCCGTCGAAACGCAGCTGTCGACCCTGCCTCGCGCCGACATCGCGCGCGCCTCGTGGCAGGATTTCGGCGGCATCATCAAGGTCAAGGCGATCGAGGAATCGGTCGCGCTGGCGGATGCGCTAGCCGCCGAGCATCTGGAAATCATGACCGCCGATCCGGAAGGCCTGGCGGCAAAGATCCGCAATGCCGGCGCGGTGTTCTTGGGCGCACACACGCCCGAAGCCATCGGCGACTATGTCGGCGGATCCAATCACGTATTGCCGACTGCGCGCTCGGCGCGATTCTCGTCGGGCCTTGGCGTGCTCGACTTCATGAAGCGGACGTCGATGCTCAAATGCGGGCCCGACCAGTTGCGCCAGCTCGGTCCCGCCGCGATGGCGCTGGGCCACGCCGAAGGCCTCGATGCGCACTCACGCTCCGTCGGAATCCGTCTCAACCTGCCATGA
- a CDS encoding low molecular weight phosphatase family protein, giving the protein MAAPATRAPQAVLFACGFNSVRSPMAQSLLQQMFPHALYVRSAGVKKGELDPFAVAVMAELGQDIAQHRPMTFEELDDWEGLNFDLIITLSPEAHHRALDLTRTLAADVEYWPTPDPTGTDGSREQKLEAYREVCDGLLLRIRKRFSKVGAASG; this is encoded by the coding sequence ATGGCGGCGCCGGCCACGCGCGCTCCGCAAGCCGTGCTGTTTGCCTGTGGCTTCAACAGCGTGCGTTCGCCGATGGCGCAAAGCCTGCTGCAACAGATGTTCCCGCATGCGCTCTACGTGCGCTCAGCCGGCGTCAAGAAAGGCGAACTCGATCCCTTCGCGGTCGCCGTGATGGCCGAACTCGGCCAGGACATCGCGCAGCACCGGCCGATGACATTCGAGGAATTGGATGACTGGGAAGGCCTCAACTTCGACCTCATCATCACGCTGTCGCCGGAGGCGCATCACAGGGCGCTCGACCTGACGCGAACGCTTGCGGCGGACGTGGAATACTGGCCGACGCCGGACCCCACCGGCACCGATGGCAGCCGCGAGCAGAAGCTGGAGGCCTATCGCGAGGTCTGCGACGGCCTGCTGTTGCGCATCCGCAAGCGGTTTTCGAAGGTCGGCGCGGCCTCTGGCTGA
- a CDS encoding Maf-like protein, whose translation MLGRPKLVLASGSPRRLGLLNQAGIEPDALRPADVDETPKRGELPRACANRLARAKADAALKSVQLDDELRGAFILAADTVVAVGRRILPKANLVDEAAQCLRLLSGRNHRVYTAICLVTPKEAFRQRLIETRVRFKRLSEEDIQAYIGSGEWRGKAGGYAVQGIAGSFVVKMVGSYSNIVGLPLYESISLLGGEGFPIRFGWLNAS comes from the coding sequence ATGCTTGGCCGTCCCAAACTGGTTCTCGCTTCAGGTTCGCCGCGACGCCTCGGCCTGCTCAATCAGGCCGGCATCGAGCCGGACGCACTGCGGCCCGCCGACGTCGATGAGACGCCCAAGCGCGGTGAGCTGCCGCGCGCCTGCGCCAATCGCCTCGCCCGCGCCAAGGCGGATGCGGCGCTCAAATCGGTGCAACTCGACGACGAGTTGCGCGGCGCCTTCATTCTCGCCGCCGATACCGTGGTCGCGGTCGGCCGCCGCATCCTGCCCAAGGCCAATCTGGTCGATGAGGCCGCGCAGTGCCTGCGGCTGCTGTCGGGCCGCAATCACCGCGTCTACACCGCCATCTGCCTTGTCACGCCGAAAGAGGCGTTTCGCCAGCGCCTGATCGAGACCCGCGTGCGCTTCAAGCGCCTCTCGGAGGAAGACATCCAGGCCTATATCGGCTCCGGCGAATGGCGCGGCAAAGCTGGCGGCTACGCCGTGCAGGGCATCGCCGGATCGTTCGTGGTCAAGATGGTCGGCTCCTACAGCAACATCGTCGGCCTGCCGCTCTACGAATCGATTTCGCTGCTCGGCGGCGAAGGGTTTCCGATCCGCTTCGGATGGTTGAATGCCAGCTAG
- the yacG gene encoding DNA gyrase inhibitor YacG, with product MPARPSGKAASDGAAKPCPICGKPSAGENRPFCSARCRDVDLNRWLSGSYAIPGRPSEDDDNE from the coding sequence ATGCCAGCTAGGCCATCCGGCAAGGCCGCTTCCGACGGGGCGGCGAAACCGTGCCCGATCTGCGGCAAACCCTCAGCAGGCGAAAACCGTCCGTTCTGTTCGGCACGCTGCCGTGACGTCGACCTCAATCGCTGGCTGTCGGGGTCCTATGCGATCCCCGGGCGGCCCAGCGAGGACGACGACAACGAATAA